The following coding sequences lie in one Nitrospirota bacterium genomic window:
- a CDS encoding type II toxin-antitoxin system death-on-curing family toxin, which yields MKCLSAEQALFIHSRLIDETGGAHGVRDLGLLQSAVSRLQATFESKDLYPDIFHKTAALMESLIKNHPFIDGNKRTAITASGIFLRINGYSLEASQKELERFVLRMATGKISFEAAVKWFKINSLKQ from the coding sequence GTGAAATGTCTTTCCGCGGAACAGGCGCTGTTTATTCACAGCAGGCTTATTGATGAAACAGGCGGCGCTCACGGCGTCAGGGATTTAGGTCTCCTTCAATCCGCCGTATCAAGACTACAGGCAACATTCGAAAGCAAAGACCTCTATCCCGATATCTTCCATAAAACTGCCGCGCTGATGGAATCACTCATAAAAAACCATCCCTTTATCGACGGCAATAAGAGGACCGCTATAACAGCTTCAGGTATTTTTTTGAGAATTAACGGTTACTCACTGGAAGCCTCGCAGAAGGAGCTTGAGCGATTCGTACTCAGAATGGCTACCGGGAAAATTTCCTTTGAAGCGGCTGTTAAGTGGTTCAAGATCAATTCCTTAAAACAATAA
- the polX gene encoding DNA polymerase/3'-5' exonuclease PolX yields MKNQEVARIFNDIADILEIKGDNPFRIRAYRRAAQNIDGLAKDVTEISAEELQKIPGIGADLANKIHEYVGTGHLTFYEELKKEVPSGLVDLLSVPGLGPKTAKLLFDKLHVKDVDDLEKYAKEGKLKGLPGIQAKTEENILKGIAMIKRHTGRFPLGRVLPVAEGIVEKLKGKPFINKLSIAGSLRRWKDTIHDIDILATSKDPHKVMDVFVHLPQVKEALMKGPTKSSVITAEGIQVDLRVVEEDSFGAALAYFTGSKEHNIRLREMAVKKGMKINEYGVFDVKTDKKLGGEHEEDVYKILGMPYIPPEIREDTGEIEAALTGNLPKLIELKDIKGDLHVHTTDSDGSHDIEELIEAAKARGYEYLAVTDHSKGLGVAGGLSIEQVLEQNKKIQALNKKLKGFKILSGTEMDIKSDGTLDYPDDVLKKLDIVIASIHSGFRQSKEQLTKRLVYAMKNPYVNIIAHPTGRIIGEREAYEVDMEEVLKTAKETVTAIEINAYPLRLDLSDMYVKKAKEMGIALSINTDTHVTFQFDFMTYGIGTARRGWAEKKDVLNTLGYEALMKRLRKKKSAKAQ; encoded by the coding sequence ATGAAAAATCAGGAGGTCGCCAGGATCTTCAACGACATTGCTGATATTCTTGAGATCAAAGGTGACAACCCTTTCAGGATTCGCGCGTACAGGCGCGCGGCGCAGAACATTGACGGGCTTGCCAAAGACGTCACGGAAATATCCGCGGAAGAATTGCAAAAGATTCCGGGCATCGGGGCTGACCTTGCAAACAAGATTCATGAGTATGTCGGGACAGGTCATTTAACATTCTATGAAGAATTAAAAAAGGAAGTGCCCTCCGGCCTCGTTGACCTCCTCTCCGTTCCGGGTCTTGGCCCGAAGACTGCGAAGCTCCTCTTTGACAAGCTTCATGTTAAAGATGTGGACGACCTTGAGAAATACGCGAAGGAAGGAAAGCTGAAAGGCCTTCCCGGCATTCAGGCAAAGACAGAAGAGAACATCCTCAAAGGGATCGCGATGATCAAGCGGCACACTGGACGTTTCCCCCTGGGGCGAGTGCTGCCTGTTGCCGAAGGGATTGTGGAGAAGCTGAAGGGAAAACCTTTCATTAATAAATTGAGCATTGCAGGAAGCCTCAGGCGCTGGAAGGACACGATACATGACATTGACATACTTGCAACTTCAAAAGACCCTCATAAAGTGATGGACGTGTTCGTCCATCTGCCGCAGGTAAAGGAAGCGCTTATGAAGGGGCCGACGAAATCAAGCGTTATCACCGCTGAAGGAATTCAGGTGGACTTGAGGGTTGTGGAGGAAGACTCGTTCGGCGCGGCGTTAGCTTATTTTACCGGCAGCAAGGAGCATAACATAAGGCTCCGCGAGATGGCTGTGAAAAAGGGAATGAAGATAAATGAGTACGGCGTCTTCGATGTCAAGACGGACAAGAAATTAGGCGGAGAGCATGAGGAAGATGTCTATAAAATACTTGGTATGCCGTACATCCCGCCTGAAATACGTGAGGATACTGGAGAGATCGAAGCGGCCCTTACAGGCAATCTGCCGAAGCTTATCGAGTTGAAGGACATAAAAGGCGACCTCCATGTGCATACCACTGACAGTGACGGGAGCCACGACATAGAGGAACTTATTGAAGCCGCGAAGGCGAGGGGCTACGAATATCTTGCTGTAACAGACCATTCAAAAGGACTCGGCGTAGCCGGGGGATTGAGCATCGAGCAGGTGCTTGAGCAGAATAAAAAGATACAGGCTCTGAACAAAAAATTAAAAGGCTTCAAAATCCTTTCCGGCACGGAGATGGATATCAAAAGTGACGGGACACTGGACTATCCCGATGATGTTTTGAAGAAGCTTGATATTGTCATCGCCTCCATACATTCAGGGTTCAGGCAATCTAAGGAACAACTCACAAAGCGGCTTGTCTACGCCATGAAGAACCCGTACGTCAACATCATCGCCCATCCGACCGGAAGGATCATCGGAGAGCGCGAGGCATATGAAGTAGATATGGAAGAAGTTTTAAAGACAGCAAAAGAAACAGTCACAGCAATCGAGATAAACGCCTATCCGCTGAGACTCGACTTGAGTGACATGTATGTCAAGAAGGCAAAAGAAATGGGGATCGCGCTTTCGATCAATACAGACACCCACGTCACGTTCCAGTTTGACTTTATGACCTACGGCATAGGCACTGCGAGAAGGGGCTGGGCTGAGAAGAAGGATGTCTTGAATACGCTGGGGTATGAGGCGTTGATGAAGAGATTGAGAAAAAAGAAAAGTGCAAAAGCGCAATAG
- a CDS encoding AbrB/MazE/SpoVT family DNA-binding domain-containing protein: MHRKICSIGNSRGVSIPVDVLEKLDLSVGSDVDVKLDENKSRIIVEPVRKKKYPKGVDREFVSQVNEFIKKYEPALKELAKK; the protein is encoded by the coding sequence ATGCACAGGAAAATATGTTCAATAGGAAACAGCCGGGGGGTTTCCATCCCCGTTGACGTCCTTGAAAAGCTTGATCTGTCAGTCGGCTCGGATGTGGATGTAAAACTTGACGAGAACAAATCAAGGATAATAGTAGAGCCCGTCAGGAAAAAGAAATATCCTAAAGGTGTTGACAGGGAATTTGTTTCTCAGGTTAACGAATTTATAAAGAAGTATGAGCCTGCGCTCAAAGAGCTTGCAAAAAAGTGA